The stretch of DNA AGTTGCCAATGGCAGTTGCCAGTGTGATTGTGGTCGCTATACAAATTCAACAGTTGCCAATGGCAGTTGCCAGTGTGATTGTGGTCGCTATACAAATTCAACAGTTGCCAATGGCTGTTGCCAGTGTGATTGTGGTCGCTATACAAATTCAACAGTTGCCAATGGCAGTTGCCAGTGTGATTGTGGTCGCTATACAAATTCAACAGTTGCCAATGGCAGTTGCCAGTGTGATTGTGGTCGCTATACAAATTAAACAGTTGCCAATGGCAGTTGCCAGTGTGATTGTGGTCGCTATACAAATTCAACAGTTGCCAGTGTGATTGTGGTCGCTATACAAATTCAACAGTTGCCAATGGCAGTTGCCAGTGTGATTGTGGTCGCTATACAAATTCAACAGTTGCCAATGGCAGTTGCCAGTGTGATTGTGGTCGCTATACAAATTCAACAGTTGCCAATGGCAGTTGCCAGTGTGATTGTGGTCGCTATACAAATTCAACAGTTGCCAATGGCAGTTGCCAGTGTGATTGTGGTCGCTATACAAATTCAACAGTTGCCAATGGCAGTTGCCAGTGTGATTGTGGTCGCTATACAAATTCAACAGTTGCCAGTGTGATTGTGGTCGCTATACAAATTCAACAGTTGCAAGACGGGGACTTCAAAATGTCAAGTGAACTGTAATGTTCGGATGGGTTCAATGGAATAGTAGCCATTACttaaatctggacactgactgtaggtctataacctctcataaaGCCTAATAATATTAACTGgtgcagaattaagcatttctcgcagtaaaatgatacaccaaatgtaCATTTTGACTTTGGAACAGGAGTGGATTAACTATCATTTATTTCAGGAACTTGAGAAAACGAATGCACTGTTAGGGACTATCTGTATAGATGGCggtgctatctttatcagcatcataaaagctgatagtattttaatcacataaaatatgcatccaagccaaACTGAAACCTTATCAAAAACATGTTGGATCATTTTAAACAGCTTTTAATTTCCTTAAAAAAcggtcaaactgatgtcatttggaaatgTTGCGTTTTCTCCCCGTCCCTAAAAGTCTTTGCTGCGCGAGAGAAGCAGAGATGAAATGGTGAAGGGAGAACAAACTTTACAGACATCAACTAGATTGACACATCCATTCTATCGATTTATGATgacattctggtgagcaaggctttatttagtcttctaggccTGTCAAAAAATTGTTCCGCCTTCTGACTACAGAGCATTTTCTATATTGCGGGTTAGGGTCGGTGtgggcctcagattttcactttatcacattttttatatatttttacttcacctttatttcaccaggtggccagttgagaacaagttctcatttgcgactgcgacctggccaagataaagcaaagcagtgtgacaaaaactacaacagagttacacataaacaaacgtacaggcaataacacaatagaaataaTCTAtgaacagtgtgtgcaaatgtagaagagtagggaggtatgTATATACATCGGGAGGTACATATACTCGGGCTGTTGCGGattgggttattagcaattgtgaacaaacagctgacccgcgcATCACTAGTGTTAGTGTCAGCATGTATGTATTGCGTTAATCAGTATATTAATGATCAgaatccctctgtctctgtgttcctttctctctgtcagctGGAGGGTGATAGCGGCGAGGgagatggtgaggaggaggaggaggatgatgatgatgaagattgTTTCCCCTCCCTCCTACCCGACATGGGAGAGCGCGATGTACGTATCCCGGAAGTCTTCTCACACATTGATGAGTTTGGAATGCTCAGCGCCTCAAAGGGGACGGCGACCTCAATAAATCGGGACCTCTCATTGGGCGGAATGGGCTTTGCTGGGTTAGGACTGGCCAATCACGAGAGTACGGGACTTCTGGTTGTTTTGGAGAAGCAGCGTGTGGAACTGGAGAAGCAGCGTCTGGCTGTGGAAACGGAGCGGcttgtggtggagagagagagactcctacTGGATAAGGAGAGACTGAGTCAGtcggaggtggagagggagagattgcagctggagagagaaagattgcagctagagaaagagagacttaGGCTGTTGCTCATGAACCAATCAGAACGGGCTGCTGCTCCCCCCCAGCAaggccctccctcctcctccactcctaccACATCCTCTTCCTCTGCTGTGGATGGACAGAATGAGAGAAATGAGAATAAACCCTGGCTTTCTATGATAGATCTGGAGGGTGAGAGACTGAGCCTGGAGAAGGAGCGACTGCAGTTAGAGAAAGAGAGGCTGCAGTTCTTTAAGTTTGAGTCTGGACGACTGCAGATAGAGCGGGAGAGACTGGAGGTGGAGAGAATGCAGCTTCACCAGGACCAGGGTcattgagagagggaggataggattgcatcaaataacattttgtcacatgcttcgtaaacaacaggtgtggactaacagtgaaatgcttatgggTCGTTCCCAATAATGTAGAGAGGAAATCGAGAAATAATtgaaagatgatgatgatgatgataataatagaTACATAATTAGAAATGAAAAGCTTtgttatatacatggggtaccagtacccatttgatgtgtaggggtacaaggtaattgaggtacatacagtggcaagaaaaagtatgtgaaccctttggaattacctgaatCTCTGCATAAATTAgacatacaatttgatctgatcttcatctacagtaagtcacaacaatagacagtctgcttaaactaatataCAAATGATTGTATTTGTCTTGTCTTTATTGAATagatcatttaaacattcagtgtaggttggaaaaagtatgtgaacctctagactaatgacttctccaaaagctcaggagtcaactaacctggagttgaatcaatgagacgagattggagatgttggttagagctgccctgccccatAAACACTCACAACAttagtttgctattcacaagaagcattgcctgatgtgaaccatgcctcgaacaaaagagatctcagaatacctaagattaagaattgttgccttgcatgaagctggaaagggttacaaaagtatctctaaaagtcagtccacggtaagactactctccctaggagtgtctgtcctgcaaagatgactgcaagagtacagcgcagaatgctcaatgaggttaaggaGAATCATGGAGTGTTAGctaagacttacagaaatctctggaagatgctaACGTCTCTGATgggtctacgatacgtaaaacactaaacaagaatggtgttcatgggaggacaccacggaagaagccactgctgttaaaaaaaaacattgctgcacgtctgaattttgcaaaagtgcacctggatgttccacagtgctactggcaagatattctgtggacagatgaaactacagttgagctgtttggaaggaacacacaacattatgtgtggagaaaaaaggcacagcacacaaacatcaaaacctcatcccaactgtaaagtatggtggagggaacatcatggtttggggctgctttgctgcctcagggcctggacagcttgctatcatcgatggaaaaattaattcccaagtttatcaagacatttgatgcaggagaatgtaaggcgaatctgtccaccaattgaagctcaatagaagttaggtgatgcaacaggacaacgacccaaaacacagaagtaaatcaacaacagaatggcttcaacagaagaaaatacaccttctggagtggcccagtcagagtcctgaccacAACCCGATTTGAGAtactgtggcatgacctcgagagcggttcacaccaaacatcccaagaatattgctgatatgaaacagttttgtgaagaggaatggtccaaaattcctcctgaccgttgtgcaggtctgatccgccactacagaaaacgtttggttgaggttattgctgccaaaggagggtcagtcagttattaaatccaagggttcacatacttttcccaccctgcactgtgaatgtttacacggtgtgttcaataaagacatgaacaattataattgtttgtgtgtttatgagtTCAAGCAAACTGtttgtgtctattgttgtgacttcgatgaagatcagatcacattttatgacccatttatgcagaaatccaggtgattctaaagggttcacttacttTTTCTTCCCCctgtatgtacatataggaaTAACGTGGTAATGAACGGTAGCAGCAGCGTGTGTGATGAGCATTAAGGGATATCTACGAGAGAAGTGCCTGGAAGAAGGGTCAAAGGAGAGGGGAGCAGTGTAGACAGGCCAGGTGTGAGCCTCTATGAGCAGTCACCTCCATGGTccacctctcctgtctgtctcggACCGCTCCAATAGCTTGTTACTGTTCAGCTTGATACACAATAGCTGAATAGCTCAACCAATCAGACAGTACAACCAtcaaactgaccttagatcaacAGGGCGTCTTCATCCTACTCCAGGTGGTTGGCAAAAGGACGTTGTCCAGTTTTTATTTCCTGTAGAGGCGGGATCAAGATTCAAACTACCAATCACATTTAAAACATCTCCCTGCCAATCATTCTGTTATGCTTGTGGACTTTGTTGCGTTAAAATATGGATTATTTCAATTCAACGGAGATGTTAATTGAACACATATAATCTgtctaccacaggaggttggtgacaccttaattgggtAGGACAGGCttatggtaatggctggagctgaATAGTGTCAAATACACCAAtcacgtggtttccatgtgtagcattcactccgttccagatgttattgtgaacagtcctcccctcagcagcctccactggtgtctaCAATGTGTGTTTGTTTCAAGTGAGTGGTTGTGTACTGGGAGAAACTGTTGTTTTGTGTAGCTCAGTACTAACGTCCATGTACTGCGCAGAAAGTGGACATAATGTAGAGTAGCTGTAAACTCAAAGTACAGAAtgctctacagtatactactgtatGTGACTCAAACCAATGTCATGTAAGGCTTTACAGAGATTTTACTTTAATTTTACCAAACCTTTTGTATTTTTTAATGGTGCTATTttgattgtgtgtttgtggtttaGTACTACGGTGAAATGTTCTATATTAGCTCAGTCATCCAAGGAAAGAGTTGAATATCTCTGCAGCTTCAGTCTATTTTAAGAGATGAGAAAAGGATAATGTTGCCTATATGCTTTCTGCATCGCCTTTAAGACTCACAATAAAGGATATAAATGAATagtgttatttatttttaattcggCCTGTTTTTATGAATACATCTGGTGTGAACCCACATTCACACTTAAATCAGCTGATACACCTCCATCTCTCACAAACACAGCA from Oncorhynchus kisutch isolate 150728-3 linkage group LG15, Okis_V2, whole genome shotgun sequence encodes:
- the LOC109905872 gene encoding myb/SANT-like DNA-binding domain-containing protein 4, coding for MSLSKTSVSPSLRDPSLCPSAPLLTARLDFLQMKHLKRKRKSNYSVRETQTLIREIHKRRDVLFSRQQNTAINELKRRAWEEVAGGVNSLGEGELRTSSEVKRRYLDWRSLMKRKQLHAELSLSTGLKAEYDPSSPEHNASLGSRDQSLDLSSFPKESQCDWQDLADLGEPSGHAMSTGIKMEEEVNGYRLEGDSGEGDGEEEEEDDDDEDCFPSLLPDMGERDVRIPEVFSHIDEFGMLSASKGTATSINRDLSLGGMGFAGLGLANHESTGLLVVLEKQRVELEKQRLAVETERLVVERERLLLDKERLSQSEVERERLQLERERLQLEKERLRLLLMNQSERAAAPPQQGPPSSSTPTTSSSSAVDGQNERNENKPWLSMIDLEGERLSLEKERLQLEKERLQFFKFESGRLQIERERLEVERMQLHQDQGH